CGGGCGTGCCCGCGATGGAGAGCCGCTCGGCGATCTCGGGGGTGGTGAGCTCGATGCCTCTCGCCATGTCGCCGGCACCGATGGCCTCGATGATGGGGGCCATCTCCTCGGGCTCGACGCCGTTGCGGCGCAGCTGCTCGTGCGGCATCGAGGAGGCGTAGAGACCGACCATGCTGCGGGCGGCGTCCTTGGCCTTCGCGGAGTCCTCGCCGCAGGCGAACACCACCCAGGCGGCCAGGTCGAGGTCCTGCACGTTCTTGCCGGCCCGCTCGGCGCCGATGGTGCAGTGCTCCATCATGTAGTCGTAGGCCTCCTTGGTGTAGCTCAGCGCGTGGTGGCAGCCGTCGGAGAACTCCGCCGACACCTCGAACGACTTCGGCCCCTTCATCGCGCCCATCTTCACCGGCAGCCGCTCCTGCACCGGCCGGGCGAAGGTGAACAGCCCGTGGTACTGGAAGAACTCGCCGTCGTGGGTGATCGCGCCGTCGTCGAGGAACGTCCGGATCACCTCGACGCCCTCCTTGACCCGGGAGAGCGGCTTGGTCGTCGACCAGTCGATTCCGTACTGGGTGAGCAGCCCGAAGTTGCCGCTGGAGAGCACCACCTCCGCCCGGCCACCGCTGAGCTCGTCGAGGGTGGCGGCAGCCTGCGCGATCAGCGTCGGCTCGCGCAGCATCACCCCGGACACGCTCGGCCCCATCCTGATCTGGGAGG
This genomic interval from Nocardioides euryhalodurans contains the following:
- a CDS encoding LLM class flavin-dependent oxidoreductase; its protein translation is MKFSYVIVPTYPLSESLATIKLADDLGFHAVYAADETWWKDLWLLFAAASAQTSQIRMGPSVSGVMLREPTLIAQAAATLDELSGGRAEVVLSSGNFGLLTQYGIDWSTTKPLSRVKEGVEVIRTFLDDGAITHDGEFFQYHGLFTFARPVQERLPVKMGAMKGPKSFEVSAEFSDGCHHALSYTKEAYDYMMEHCTIGAERAGKNVQDLDLAAWVVFACGEDSAKAKDAARSMVGLYASSMPHEQLRRNGVEPEEMAPIIEAIGAGDMARGIELTTPEIAERLSIAGTPEECAEKLQREITSTGINHLILAVVDKAMVKSLMGREIDGVADVDTQLQLVHDRVMPAFA